One region of Bradyrhizobium betae genomic DNA includes:
- a CDS encoding helix-turn-helix transcriptional regulator yields the protein MSVIRKSLSTEMLPQDLSDRQRFIRFAELFEHFSNTGELDPASDVPFRATMNSIHIGTTMLGRCDGSFVTVRREKRQVIETGDDRFCLARNTGDRPSQVIHRGREFTMRPGSMVLLKLDEPFFAADGASHKRFTNVHLPVDTLRAMVADVDGLVGCELESGGALSLAMDYSDLLLRHPTAADEAGMAIAGHLLDLAAIGLGARRDIATAARRGGLRAVRLKAVLSILEARFHEPDFSAQKLAATAGLSERYVNELLFEAGASFTTRLTELRLRKAADLLAHREGRISDIAFACGFNDLSYFNRCFRRRFGLTPTAARGT from the coding sequence ATGTCCGTCATCAGGAAGTCGCTCTCGACCGAGATGCTGCCGCAGGATCTGTCCGACCGGCAGCGCTTCATCCGCTTCGCGGAACTGTTCGAGCATTTCTCCAACACCGGCGAGCTCGATCCGGCGTCCGACGTGCCGTTTCGCGCCACGATGAACTCGATCCACATCGGCACCACCATGCTCGGCCGCTGCGACGGCAGCTTCGTCACTGTACGGCGGGAGAAGCGTCAGGTGATCGAGACCGGCGACGACCGCTTTTGCCTCGCGCGCAACACCGGAGACCGACCATCGCAAGTGATCCACCGCGGCCGCGAATTCACCATGCGGCCGGGATCGATGGTGCTGCTCAAGCTCGACGAGCCGTTCTTCGCCGCCGACGGCGCGAGCCACAAGCGCTTCACCAACGTGCATCTGCCGGTCGATACGTTGCGCGCGATGGTCGCCGATGTCGACGGTCTCGTCGGCTGCGAGCTCGAATCCGGTGGCGCGCTGTCGCTGGCGATGGACTACAGCGATCTGCTCCTGCGCCATCCCACGGCCGCCGACGAGGCCGGCATGGCGATTGCCGGCCATCTGCTCGATCTTGCCGCGATCGGTCTCGGGGCCCGCCGCGATATCGCCACGGCCGCGCGGCGGGGGGGCCTGCGCGCCGTGCGGCTCAAGGCCGTGCTGTCGATCCTCGAGGCACGCTTTCACGAGCCGGATTTCTCCGCACAGAAGCTTGCCGCCACCGCCGGCCTCTCCGAGCGCTACGTCAACGAATTGCTGTTCGAGGCGGGCGCCAGCTTCACCACCCGCCTCACCGAATTGCGCCTGCGCAAGGCCGCCGACCTCCTTGCGCATCGCGAAGGCCGCATCAGCGACATCGCCTTCGCCTGCGGCTTCAACGATCTGTCTTATTTCAACCGCTGCTTCCGCAGGAGGTTCGGGTTGACGCCGACCGCGGCGCGCGGGACATGA
- a CDS encoding GCG_CRPN prefix-to-repeats domain-containing protein has translation MMRTVLAVALALGAITGVAEAMPLAAPGTSANGDVIAVAGGCGPGWHRGPYGGCLRNYANPAAHACPRGYHIGPGGACRGNGR, from the coding sequence ATGATGCGAACCGTGCTTGCCGTGGCGCTCGCGCTCGGCGCAATCACCGGCGTTGCCGAAGCCATGCCGCTCGCTGCGCCCGGTACGTCCGCGAATGGCGATGTCATCGCCGTTGCAGGCGGTTGCGGACCCGGCTGGCACCGCGGGCCCTATGGCGGCTGCCTCAGGAACTACGCCAACCCGGCCGCGCACGCCTGCCCGCGCGGCTACCATATCGGCCCCGGCGGCGCCTGCCGCGGCAACGGCAGGTAA